Proteins encoded together in one Peribacillus asahii window:
- a CDS encoding IS110 family transposase, with the protein MNPVVGLDVSKGESQVQAFLDKVKPYRKSFKVSHTVEGLDSLVAFLEDVKRESGKKPSVILEATGHYQTPVVHYLEERGYLLIIINPLISYKARGSSLRKVKTDAIDAYLLCELFYKEELEPYKKRGVQLLNLRNLTRQHENITGVIIQTKLQFQAVLEQVFPEYNGVFGDLYSVVSLLTLSEFPSSEDILKASEKAITDKIFELCKSRSIKWANEKAIQLKAAAARNPFEKTVYQSHILSLGMYINILLQYKEHLSKLETEIDALAKEIEEYTIIKSIPGIGEKIAATIISEVGEIDRFNNPKKLVAFAGVDPSVFESGKFTATKNRITKRGSSRLRHALYMAVRCAIRDCRKKKTTDEIIPRNKKMREFYDKKREEGKPFKVAIIACVNKLLHWIYALLKNKTTFQDIV; encoded by the coding sequence ATGAATCCAGTCGTTGGTCTGGATGTTTCAAAAGGGGAAAGTCAAGTTCAGGCATTTTTAGATAAAGTCAAACCATATCGTAAGAGCTTTAAAGTTTCTCATACTGTTGAGGGGCTTGATTCACTTGTAGCGTTTCTTGAGGATGTTAAAAGAGAGTCTGGAAAAAAGCCTTCAGTCATTTTAGAAGCTACTGGGCATTATCAAACTCCAGTCGTTCACTACTTGGAAGAGCGTGGGTATTTATTGATTATCATCAACCCTTTGATTTCATATAAGGCAAGAGGGTCAAGTTTAAGAAAAGTAAAGACCGATGCCATTGATGCCTATCTTCTCTGTGAGTTGTTCTATAAGGAGGAGTTAGAACCATATAAAAAGCGTGGGGTTCAGTTATTAAACCTTCGTAATCTGACAAGACAACATGAAAATATAACGGGCGTTATAATCCAAACAAAGCTGCAATTTCAGGCAGTGCTTGAACAAGTGTTTCCTGAATATAACGGGGTTTTTGGAGATTTATATTCTGTGGTGTCACTCTTAACTCTTTCAGAGTTTCCTTCTTCAGAAGACATTCTGAAGGCAAGTGAAAAAGCCATTACAGACAAGATATTTGAGTTATGTAAAAGTAGATCTATCAAATGGGCAAATGAAAAAGCCATTCAGCTTAAAGCTGCGGCAGCCCGTAACCCTTTTGAAAAGACTGTTTATCAGAGTCATATTTTAAGCCTAGGTATGTATATAAATATTCTTCTTCAGTACAAAGAGCATCTATCAAAGTTAGAGACAGAGATAGACGCTCTCGCTAAAGAAATTGAAGAATATACTATTATCAAATCTATCCCAGGCATTGGAGAAAAGATCGCGGCAACGATTATTTCTGAAGTTGGGGAGATAGATCGATTTAATAATCCTAAAAAGCTTGTAGCCTTCGCTGGAGTGGATCCTAGTGTATTCGAATCTGGTAAGTTTACAGCTACCAAGAATCGCATCACAAAACGAGGATCTAGTAGACTTCGTCATGCATTATATATGGCAGTTCGCTGTGCCATTCGTGATTGTCGCAAGAAGAAAACGACTGATGAAATTATCCCTCGCAACAAAAAAATGCGTGAGTTTTACGATAAAAAGCGTGAAGAAGGAAAGCCTTTTAAAGTGGCTATTATCGCTTGTGTAAATAAGCTCTTACATTGGATTTATGCCTTATTAAAAAATAAAACAACTTTCCAAGATATAGTTTAA
- a CDS encoding small, acid-soluble spore protein L, producing MSKKNRGAKAFSGVNPQGYSTGTERERQPKSQLENAAKKNNTK from the coding sequence ATGAGTAAAAAAAATCGTGGTGCAAAAGCATTTAGTGGAGTAAATCCTCAAGGATATTCAACAGGAACAGAGCGGGAAAGACAACCAAAGTCCCAACTTGAGAATGCCGCTAAGAAAAATAATACAAAATAA
- a CDS encoding IS110 family transposase: MNYNQNHKIAQITPKTLVIGIDIAKHHHVARAQDYRGMELGSTCFFDNTQEGFRTFINWIIQIKESCEMDSVITGMEPTGHYWLNLAHILKEEQIKFVTVNPLHVKHSKELDDNSPTKNDVKDAKVIAQLVKDGRYAEPTIPQGVFAELRVAKKLRDLLNVDLQIVQGQVHNWLDRYFPEFFTVFKSWEGKAALHLLKLEALPHELVNYTEEELLDYLRQEVKRSIGIKKIQSLKEAANRSIGIRQGAMMAKMELRSLIQKYELIQAKFEELDHTLDTLLQDIPGVDQMLEITGIGRDTVAGFFAEVGDLSEYNHPRQITKLAGLSLKENTSGKHKGRTTITKRGRKKLRALLFRASMILVAKNKAFKALHHYYTTRPDNPLKKMQSLIALCNKLIRILFSIGQKQFVFQEEKMLKDIPHMHAFIQEPIAA, encoded by the coding sequence ATGAATTATAACCAAAATCATAAAATAGCTCAAATTACACCTAAAACCTTAGTAATCGGTATTGATATTGCGAAACATCATCATGTAGCTAGAGCACAAGATTATCGTGGAATGGAGCTAGGATCTACTTGCTTTTTTGATAATACCCAAGAAGGATTTAGGACATTTATTAATTGGATTATTCAAATAAAAGAGTCTTGCGAAATGGATTCTGTCATTACTGGAATGGAGCCAACTGGCCATTATTGGCTTAATTTAGCTCATATTCTAAAGGAGGAACAGATTAAGTTCGTAACGGTCAACCCTTTACATGTCAAGCACAGTAAGGAGTTAGACGATAACTCTCCAACTAAAAATGATGTAAAAGACGCGAAAGTCATTGCACAACTAGTCAAAGATGGTAGATACGCTGAACCAACCATACCACAAGGGGTTTTCGCGGAACTGCGTGTGGCTAAGAAATTACGCGATCTATTAAATGTGGACTTACAAATTGTGCAGGGACAGGTACACAACTGGCTTGATCGATATTTTCCAGAGTTCTTTACCGTTTTTAAAAGTTGGGAGGGAAAGGCAGCTCTTCATTTATTAAAACTTGAAGCGTTACCTCATGAGCTAGTGAACTATACAGAAGAAGAATTACTCGATTACTTAAGGCAAGAAGTGAAGAGAAGTATAGGAATAAAGAAGATTCAATCCTTAAAAGAAGCAGCCAATCGCTCGATTGGCATTCGTCAGGGTGCCATGATGGCTAAAATGGAATTAAGATCATTAATTCAAAAATATGAACTCATTCAAGCCAAGTTCGAAGAGCTTGACCATACTTTGGATACACTGCTTCAAGATATTCCAGGCGTTGATCAAATGTTAGAGATAACAGGAATTGGACGCGATACAGTGGCGGGTTTCTTCGCTGAAGTAGGGGATTTGAGTGAATATAATCATCCTCGTCAAATAACCAAACTGGCAGGACTTAGCTTAAAAGAAAATACATCTGGAAAGCATAAAGGGAGAACCACGATTACGAAACGTGGACGTAAGAAATTACGAGCATTATTATTTCGGGCATCTATGATTCTAGTAGCGAAGAATAAAGCCTTTAAAGCCCTACATCATTATTACACAACGAGACCTGACAATCCGTTGAAAAAGATGCAGTCTTTAATTGCTTTGTGTAATAAGCTTATACGCATTCTCTTCTCCATTGGGCAGAAACAGTTTGTGTTCCAGGAAGAGAAGATGTTGAAGGATATCCCTCATATGCATGCATTTATTCAAGAACCAATAGCAGCTTAA
- a CDS encoding polyphosphate polymerase domain-containing protein, whose amino-acid sequence MAIEVFNRHEKKYMIDVDIFSKIQMRLADYMELDAYNKDNAYYTIANLYYDTADNDLIRHSISKPVFKEKLRMRGYGTPSLDSKVYIEIKKKVNGIVNKRRSSMKLKEAYVFLQSGIAPTYQPYMNQQVLGEIESFLTQYQLKPAVYLAYDRMAYFGKGNRDLRMSFDFNIRSRRSELMLEAGDHGQLLLEEEKVLMEIKTGNSMPLWLVRILSEYKVYPFTKV is encoded by the coding sequence ATGGCAATTGAAGTTTTTAATCGACATGAAAAAAAGTATATGATCGATGTTGACATTTTTTCAAAAATTCAAATGAGACTTGCTGATTATATGGAGTTGGATGCTTACAACAAAGATAACGCCTATTACACAATAGCAAACCTCTACTACGATACAGCAGATAACGATTTGATTCGTCATTCGATTTCAAAACCCGTTTTTAAAGAAAAGTTGCGCATGAGAGGATACGGTACTCCAAGTTTAGATTCAAAAGTATATATCGAAATCAAGAAAAAGGTAAACGGAATTGTTAATAAACGAAGAAGTTCCATGAAATTAAAGGAAGCATACGTTTTTTTACAATCAGGTATAGCACCTACATACCAGCCATATATGAATCAACAGGTTCTTGGAGAAATTGAGAGTTTCCTTACACAATATCAACTGAAACCAGCAGTTTATCTTGCTTATGATCGAATGGCATACTTCGGTAAGGGAAACCGAGACCTACGGATGTCTTTTGATTTCAATATTCGGAGTCGACGATCTGAACTTATGCTCGAAGCAGGAGATCACGGACAATTACTTTTAGAAGAAGAAAAAGTTCTAATGGAAATCAAAACGGGAAATAGTATGCCACTTTGGCTCGTTCGTATTCTTTCAGAATACAAAGTGTATCCTTTTACGAAGGTATGA
- a CDS encoding IS110 family transposase gives MNPVIGLDVSKGESQIQAFLDKGKPYGKSFSVPHTTEGLNTLLHFLKVVENEADMKPSVILESTGHYHTPVIQFLEEQNYLYIMVNPLLSYQAKKSSLRKVKTDEIDAFRLCELYYKEELEPYKKRGIQLLNLRNLTRQHETLTGLYVQAKLQFHSILDQVFPEYKGVFGDLYSKVSLNTLLEFSTSESVIQAGESKVTDKIASLCMSRSERWAQERAKKLYEAAQRNPFKSTFYQSHLISLEMYIQLLLQYQEHLAKLDDQIDALAGEIEEYKIIQSIPGIGEKIAATIISEIGEIERFNHPKKLVAFSGIDPSVHSSGKFTATINRITKRGSSRLRHALYMAVLCGIRSSRNKKLKEFYDRKREEGKPFKVAMIACVNKLIHWIYALLKRREDFLDLV, from the coding sequence ATGAATCCAGTAATCGGCCTGGATGTTTCAAAAGGGGAAAGTCAGATTCAAGCATTTTTAGATAAGGGAAAGCCGTACGGAAAAAGTTTTAGCGTACCCCACACGACTGAGGGACTAAATACTTTACTTCATTTTTTGAAAGTGGTGGAAAATGAGGCTGATATGAAACCAAGTGTCATATTAGAATCGACGGGACATTATCACACTCCTGTCATTCAGTTTTTAGAGGAACAAAATTACTTATACATTATGGTCAATCCTTTACTGTCTTATCAGGCAAAAAAGTCAAGTTTGCGAAAGGTAAAAACAGATGAAATAGATGCTTTTCGTTTGTGTGAACTGTATTACAAGGAAGAGCTTGAGCCTTATAAGAAAAGGGGAATCCAGCTTTTAAACCTCCGTAATCTCACAAGACAACATGAAACCCTAACGGGTTTGTATGTTCAAGCTAAGTTACAGTTTCATTCGATTTTAGATCAAGTGTTTCCTGAATATAAAGGGGTATTTGGAGATTTGTATTCAAAAGTTTCTCTAAACACACTTCTGGAATTTAGTACGTCAGAATCTGTGATACAGGCTGGAGAATCTAAGGTGACAGATAAGATTGCGAGTTTATGTATGAGTCGTTCGGAACGCTGGGCACAAGAAAGGGCAAAAAAACTTTATGAAGCAGCTCAGCGTAACCCGTTTAAGAGCACATTTTATCAAAGTCATTTGATCAGTCTTGAAATGTATATTCAACTGCTTCTCCAATACCAAGAGCACCTAGCAAAGTTAGATGATCAAATAGATGCCTTGGCAGGAGAAATAGAAGAATATAAGATTATCCAGTCGATCCCCGGTATTGGAGAAAAAATCGCGGCAACGATTATTTCCGAAATTGGAGAGATCGAACGGTTTAATCACCCTAAAAAGCTGGTTGCTTTCTCTGGGATTGATCCAAGTGTACATTCGTCGGGGAAATTTACAGCGACAATCAATCGGATCACCAAGAGAGGTTCAAGCAGATTGCGTCATGCCTTATATATGGCTGTTCTCTGTGGGATTAGATCCTCTCGCAATAAAAAGCTAAAAGAGTTCTATGACCGCAAGCGAGAAGAAGGAAAACCTTTTAAAGTCGCAATGATTGCATGTGTAAATAAGCTTATTCATTGGATTTATGCCTTACTAAAACGCAGGGAAGATTTCCTGGATTTGGTTTAA
- a CDS encoding pirin family protein, with product MIQLFPADTRYTVKNDWLESSLSFSFGEYYDPTNIRFGPLRVFNDDTVQPGHGFGIHPHREAEIVSIILKGELKHEDNLGNSGTISYGSIQRITAGTGVLHSEFNASNKEEVQFLQLWFSPNEKKLKPSYEDISYDIKKLHNQLIPVISHIASEQVAGIHQDLTLYLSRLDGKNTLNFEQESGRKIYVFNIEGEISINNDFILKSRDAARITNIHEITIQGNQDSFFLLIDLPVGEF from the coding sequence TTGATTCAACTTTTTCCTGCAGATACACGCTACACAGTAAAAAATGATTGGTTGGAAAGTTCACTAAGTTTTTCTTTTGGAGAATATTATGATCCAACAAATATACGATTTGGTCCATTACGGGTTTTTAACGATGATACTGTCCAGCCAGGACATGGTTTTGGAATTCATCCACATCGTGAAGCTGAAATAGTTTCTATTATCTTAAAGGGAGAACTTAAGCATGAAGATAACTTGGGAAACTCTGGAACCATTAGCTATGGTAGTATTCAGCGGATAACTGCTGGAACTGGAGTGCTTCATTCTGAATTTAACGCTTCAAATAAGGAAGAGGTACAATTTTTACAATTATGGTTTTCACCGAATGAAAAAAAGCTTAAACCGTCATACGAAGACATTTCATATGATATTAAAAAGTTACATAATCAGCTAATACCAGTCATTTCTCATATAGCGTCTGAGCAGGTAGCTGGAATCCATCAAGATTTAACACTTTATTTGTCAAGATTAGATGGGAAGAATACTTTGAACTTTGAACAGGAATCAGGTAGGAAGATTTACGTTTTTAATATTGAGGGAGAAATTTCAATAAACAATGATTTTATTTTAAAGTCTAGAGACGCTGCTCGAATAACTAACATTCATGAAATAACTATTCAGGGAAATCAAGATAGTTTCTTTTTATTAATCGATTTACCTGTGGGTGAATTTTAA
- a CDS encoding sensor histidine kinase, translated as MKIKGVMKVASEIESKYGQSDFESAIDRLTFKNSVLVFITDTEGNIKYVSDEHDSGKPPKDLPEEAIEQPKRNRPLPENFNEFLQKLNASTEDYISYKVEEFKGPTLVYGSKLDNDTLLYISTSIGPINLTTNILKTQLVYVTITALLLGLVVSFFIAKKVAKPIIKITNSAERLAKGDYHVQFENGHYAELDQLAATLNYTTNELSKVEKLRRELIANISHDLRTPLTMIKAYAEMIRDISGEKKEKREAHLQVIIEESNRLASLVNNILELSILQSNNEALQINNVNLSETLKKILLRFGALSKFEGFEIKANIDYDLYVLVDEQRMERVIYNLMGNAINYIGEDKEIKVNLIDLGSRVRFEVIDTGKGIPSEELNLIWDRYYKAKTHKRSIISNGLGLSIVKSILEMHQAEFGIESAVGKGSKFWFELRK; from the coding sequence ATGAAAATAAAAGGTGTTATGAAGGTTGCGAGCGAAATAGAAAGCAAATATGGTCAGAGTGATTTTGAAAGCGCCATTGATCGGCTTACCTTTAAAAACTCTGTTCTGGTGTTTATTACGGACACGGAAGGTAATATCAAATATGTCTCAGATGAACATGATTCTGGAAAACCGCCAAAGGACTTACCAGAAGAAGCAATCGAACAACCGAAAAGAAATAGACCTTTACCAGAAAACTTTAATGAATTTCTACAAAAATTAAATGCTAGTACAGAAGATTATATATCGTATAAGGTGGAAGAATTCAAAGGGCCAACACTTGTCTACGGATCTAAGCTTGATAATGACACACTCCTATATATCAGCACATCAATTGGTCCAATAAACTTAACGACAAATATTTTAAAAACTCAGCTCGTATATGTGACGATTACTGCCTTACTTTTAGGGCTTGTCGTTTCATTTTTTATTGCCAAGAAAGTAGCCAAACCGATAATAAAAATTACAAATAGTGCTGAGCGCCTCGCTAAAGGTGATTATCACGTGCAGTTTGAAAACGGTCATTACGCAGAATTAGATCAACTTGCAGCAACACTGAATTACACAACGAATGAACTTTCTAAAGTAGAAAAACTTAGAAGAGAACTGATTGCAAATATATCTCATGATTTACGTACACCTCTAACGATGATTAAAGCCTATGCCGAAATGATACGTGATATCTCAGGTGAGAAAAAAGAAAAGCGTGAAGCACATCTTCAGGTTATTATTGAAGAAAGTAATCGCTTAGCATCGCTTGTTAACAATATTTTAGAATTATCTATACTTCAATCGAATAATGAAGCGCTACAAATTAACAATGTCAACTTGAGTGAAACGTTAAAGAAAATTTTGCTTCGCTTTGGAGCATTGTCAAAGTTTGAAGGATTCGAAATAAAGGCTAATATTGATTATGATTTGTATGTATTAGTAGACGAACAGCGTATGGAACGAGTAATCTACAACTTAATGGGCAATGCAATCAACTATATTGGAGAAGATAAGGAAATTAAAGTGAATTTAATCGATCTAGGAAGTAGAGTCCGCTTCGAAGTAATCGATACTGGAAAAGGTATTCCAAGTGAGGAGCTCAACCTGATTTGGGATAGATACTATAAGGCGAAAACTCATAAGCGTTCAATCATAAGCAACGGATTAGGCCTTTCAATCGTCAAAAGCATACTTGAAATGCACCAAGCTGAATTCGGCATAGAAAGTGCTGTTGGTAAAGGGAGTAAATTTTGGTTTGAATTAAGAAAATAA
- a CDS encoding DoxX family membrane protein, producing MTKLFVHITRFFLAIIFLTAGLNGYFVIFGLEPFIATSPEAMALFEFEYLLIVEKSLEIICGVFLLINVFVPLALAILSPIVANIFLLHLFLDRSLLLLAVILVIAHSYLLFCYRKNFKSILEKKPLR from the coding sequence TTGACTAAATTATTCGTTCATATAACAAGATTTTTTTTAGCGATCATTTTCTTAACTGCAGGTTTAAATGGTTATTTTGTAATTTTTGGACTCGAACCCTTTATAGCAACTAGTCCTGAAGCAATGGCATTATTTGAATTTGAATATCTATTGATTGTTGAAAAATCTTTAGAAATTATATGTGGAGTTTTCCTTTTGATAAATGTCTTCGTTCCATTAGCCCTTGCAATACTATCTCCGATTGTAGCCAACATTTTCTTGCTTCACTTGTTTTTAGATCGTTCGTTACTTCTTTTAGCAGTAATCCTCGTCATCGCTCATAGTTATCTGCTTTTTTGCTACAGAAAGAATTTTAAGAGTATATTAGAGAAAAAACCTCTTCGGTAA
- a CDS encoding IS110 family transposase: MNYNQNQKIAQITSQTLIVGVDIAKSKHVARAQDFRGMEFGKPLYFENTKPGFDGFSSWIQQLITTHDMDQAIVGMEPTGHYWLNLAHFLKEQDVKFVVVNPMHVKKSKELDDNSPTKNDVKDARVIAQLVKDGRYAEPKIPQGVYAELRAARKIRDLLSVDLQSVQGQIHNWLDRYFPEFLTVFKDWEGKAALQLLRLSLLPSELVKISDEEILAHLKKAVKRAVGLGKVRELKRVAGLSIGIREGSELAKLEIRILLDKYDLIKQKFEELEPRIDALLEQIPGVHQMLAIKGIGKDTVAGFLAEVGDLNDYSHPRQIIKLAGLSLKENTSGKHKGQTKITKRGRKTLRALLFRVVMPLVAKNSAFKALHAYYTKRPNHPLKKMQSLIALCNKLIRVLFTIGKKQCEFSEERMLQDIPHMAVMLKVA; this comes from the coding sequence ATGAATTATAACCAAAATCAAAAAATCGCTCAAATCACTTCCCAAACACTTATTGTCGGTGTTGATATTGCCAAATCGAAACATGTTGCACGTGCACAGGACTTTAGAGGAATGGAGTTTGGGAAACCTTTATACTTTGAAAATACAAAGCCTGGCTTTGATGGATTTTCGAGTTGGATTCAACAGCTTATCACTACACATGACATGGATCAGGCTATCGTAGGGATGGAGCCGACCGGTCATTATTGGCTGAATCTAGCTCATTTCTTGAAAGAACAGGACGTTAAGTTTGTGGTCGTGAACCCTATGCACGTCAAGAAAAGTAAAGAATTAGATGATAATTCACCTACCAAAAATGATGTCAAAGATGCCAGAGTGATTGCACAGCTAGTCAAAGATGGAAGATATGCTGAACCTAAGATTCCGCAGGGAGTGTATGCCGAACTTCGTGCGGCAAGAAAAATACGTGATCTTTTATCTGTTGATCTTCAATCCGTACAAGGGCAAATTCACAACTGGCTGGATCGGTATTTTCCTGAGTTTCTCACGGTTTTTAAAGACTGGGAGGGAAAAGCAGCACTACAATTATTAAGGCTCAGCTTACTGCCAAGTGAGCTAGTAAAGATCTCTGATGAAGAAATCTTAGCCCATCTTAAAAAGGCCGTAAAACGTGCAGTTGGTCTTGGGAAAGTAAGAGAGTTAAAACGAGTCGCCGGTCTTTCAATCGGCATTCGTGAGGGATCAGAGCTGGCGAAATTAGAGATTCGCATTTTATTAGACAAGTATGATCTCATTAAACAAAAGTTCGAAGAACTGGAACCTAGAATAGATGCCTTACTTGAACAGATACCCGGTGTTCATCAAATGCTGGCAATCAAAGGGATTGGTAAAGATACAGTGGCTGGATTCTTGGCAGAGGTCGGAGACCTAAACGATTATTCACATCCTCGCCAAATCATTAAGTTGGCAGGACTAAGCTTAAAAGAAAATACGTCAGGTAAACATAAGGGACAAACGAAGATTACGAAGAGAGGTAGGAAGACGCTGAGAGCTCTCCTTTTCCGAGTTGTCATGCCATTAGTCGCCAAGAACTCTGCTTTTAAAGCCCTACATGCGTACTATACAAAACGTCCGAACCATCCTTTAAAAAAGATGCAATCTCTTATCGCCCTGTGCAATAAATTGATACGTGTATTGTTTACCATCGGTAAAAAACAATGTGAATTTAGCGAAGAAAGAATGTTACAGGACATCCCTCATATGGCTGTGATGCTGAAGGTAGCTTAG
- a CDS encoding outer membrane protein assembly factor BamB family protein, with amino-acid sequence MKIHQRLFLVIVLVFSLIGTLIIPISTKAATKITLSASMNISWKSSNERAVSYIDLAGNGYKGLKAPKEYKLIDSKGKVQYRYKSLKGISASALYKDGTAYLVDGSENIIALNKSGKVKWKKRFSKYTGLAVDVAPDGDLYITRFFDKKWYIIGLDSKNGKQIWISRHQGGVALGSNDTVLIPKGDNWNKFSYYKNGKIQWTGTTPSKNHKIQNNYISLKGNVVVVSSKDMLNYHIQVYNSKGKELLVRKISHDSEQFQQVLFNEKGNLLIAVIDAKTGKLKLEWYDTVGKIIKKISISMPKRSNAKYAISYTDFITHIDNANNIFIRLTSDYIYKYNISGKLVAKTKITNSLSVSPLWQDEDQSRFGLLYSRSDLKLKPDGVYDTVGIYYTLYSYK; translated from the coding sequence ATGAAAATTCATCAAAGGCTATTTTTAGTGATTGTATTGGTATTCTCTCTAATTGGAACATTAATAATCCCTATTTCAACAAAAGCTGCCACAAAAATTACTCTATCGGCATCGATGAACATATCTTGGAAAAGTTCAAATGAAAGGGCAGTATCATATATTGATTTAGCTGGAAATGGATATAAGGGGCTTAAAGCTCCAAAAGAATACAAATTAATTGATTCCAAGGGGAAAGTGCAATATAGATACAAATCTTTAAAAGGTATCTCAGCATCTGCTCTTTATAAGGATGGAACAGCTTATTTAGTGGATGGTTCTGAAAATATTATAGCATTGAACAAATCTGGTAAGGTCAAGTGGAAAAAGAGATTTAGTAAATATACAGGTCTAGCGGTGGATGTAGCACCAGACGGGGATTTGTATATAACCAGGTTCTTTGATAAAAAATGGTATATTATAGGGTTAGATTCTAAGAATGGCAAACAGATTTGGATATCCCGTCACCAAGGCGGAGTTGCCCTGGGTTCAAATGATACTGTATTGATTCCCAAAGGAGATAATTGGAACAAATTCTCTTATTATAAAAATGGAAAAATACAATGGACAGGTACAACACCAAGTAAAAACCACAAGATCCAAAATAATTATATTTCTTTAAAAGGAAATGTAGTTGTAGTCTCTTCAAAAGATATGTTGAATTATCATATACAGGTATATAATTCAAAAGGAAAAGAATTACTGGTTAGAAAGATATCTCATGACAGTGAACAATTCCAACAAGTCTTATTTAATGAAAAAGGCAATTTATTAATTGCCGTAATTGATGCAAAGACAGGAAAGCTTAAACTTGAATGGTATGACACAGTAGGAAAGATTATTAAAAAGATTAGTATCTCAATGCCGAAACGATCTAATGCTAAATATGCTATATCATACACTGATTTTATTACACATATTGATAATGCCAATAATATTTTTATACGTTTGACTTCTGATTATATTTATAAATATAACATTTCAGGAAAGCTAGTTGCTAAAACTAAAATCACAAATAGCTTAAGCGTATCACCACTATGGCAAGATGAGGATCAAAGCCGTTTTGGTTTACTATATTCAAGAAGTGATCTTAAACTTAAACCCGATGGAGTTTATGACACTGTTGGAATTTACTACACTTTATATAGTTATAAGTAA
- a CDS encoding YehS family protein: MDNNDILIRLRYALDIKNKDMVEIFKLGGIEVTKDEVLKILTKSKDEYDDEVDGEKTEDQIKCNNKMLESFLNGLITFKRGKQDSKPGQPKSPEPTERNKDHMNNMLLKKLKVALQLTTEDILDILDDGGIIVSKGELGAILRKAGHRNYKECGDNFTRKFLKGLAFTYRA; this comes from the coding sequence ATGGATAACAACGATATATTAATTAGGCTAAGATATGCTCTAGATATAAAAAATAAAGATATGGTAGAGATATTTAAACTTGGCGGTATAGAAGTTACAAAAGACGAAGTACTAAAGATCCTTACAAAATCAAAAGATGAGTACGATGATGAAGTTGATGGAGAGAAAACTGAAGATCAGATCAAATGCAATAATAAGATGTTAGAATCATTTTTAAATGGCCTTATTACTTTTAAAAGAGGTAAACAAGATTCAAAACCAGGACAACCTAAAAGCCCTGAACCTACTGAAAGGAACAAGGATCATATGAATAATATGCTGCTTAAAAAATTGAAAGTAGCCCTGCAATTAACAACGGAAGATATACTGGATATCCTTGATGATGGCGGTATCATTGTATCAAAAGGAGAATTAGGAGCGATTTTACGAAAAGCAGGACATCGAAATTATAAAGAATGCGGTGATAATTTCACCCGTAAATTCTTAAAAGGTTTAGCTTTCACATATAGAGCATAA
- a CDS encoding amino acid transporter yields MKDENKPFNDAIDHFNEIEGNAGNPSNAKINKLPKPLKYFGYFMIGFISLSILLMIILNLLN; encoded by the coding sequence ATGAAAGATGAGAATAAACCATTTAATGATGCAATAGACCATTTTAACGAGATTGAAGGAAATGCTGGTAACCCTTCTAATGCTAAGATAAACAAGTTACCAAAACCATTAAAATACTTTGGATACTTTATGATTGGTTTCATTTCATTATCCATTCTGTTAATGATTATATTAAATTTATTAAATTAA
- a CDS encoding CBS domain-containing protein, with protein sequence MAQLRDIMTSNIVTVNETQTVQEAAALMSEYNIGAIPVVNNSRQLVGIVTDRDITLRTTAQGENAQTPVSQVMTAQQIVQGTPDMDVHQAANLMAQQQIRRLPVIENGQIVGMVALGDLAVQNQYANEAEQALQSISTPSAPQQ encoded by the coding sequence ATGGCACAATTAAGAGATATCATGACATCAAATATTGTTACAGTTAACGAAACACAGACCGTACAGGAAGCTGCAGCATTAATGAGCGAATATAATATCGGAGCTATCCCTGTAGTAAATAACAGCAGACAACTAGTTGGAATTGTAACCGATCGTGATATTACCCTTCGTACGACAGCACAAGGAGAAAATGCACAAACACCAGTATCTCAAGTCATGACTGCACAGCAAATCGTACAAGGTACACCTGATATGGATGTTCATCAAGCTGCAAATTTGATGGCACAGCAGCAAATTCGCCGATTGCCGGTAATCGAAAATGGACAAATAGTAGGAATGGTTGCTTTAGGTGATTTAGCAGTACAAAATCAATATGCAAACGAGGCAGAACAGGCATTACAAAGTATTTCAACTCCTTCCGCACCTCAACAATAG